The Natrinema saccharevitans genome includes the window GTGGACCAAAAGCGTCGCGCCGTCTTCGAGGACGTCGACGGCGTTCTCGGCCGCCAACTGCTTGCCGGACTCGATCCGCGAGACGACCGCGTCGATCGTCTCGCTGGTGAGCCGTTGGGCGTCCTCGACGCTGTCGAGATCGGCGTCGGCCACGTCGTCGACGACCTCCCGAACCGCGTTCTGCAGCGAGGCGTGAGAGGGGTTTGCCCCCCGCAGCACGGAGCCGTTGCGCTCGAGGGCGCGGACGTACTCCTCGACGGTGGCGAACTCCCGTTCGGTCAACTCCTCGAGGGCCTGGGCGGCGCGGACCGCAACCACCGAGGAACTGTGCGTCTGCATCTCCCGAATTTCCTCGGCCGTCTCGTCGATCATACCTACACGGTTTCCCGTCAGCGCCAAAGGTGTTCCGGGTACTCTCAGGCGAACTCCTGCGTCGTCCTCGCCTCGCCGTCACTCGGTTTCGCCGAACTCAAATTGGCGGCGCAACTCGGCTTCGATCCGGGCGACGAGCGCCTCGAGGACGGTGTCGAACCCCTCGCGGTCGCCCACCGAGCCGACTCGCTCCCGTGGGTTGTCGGGGAGTTCGACGCGGAATTCACCGTTCCCTTCGTAGAACGGCTCGCTTTCGCTCAGTATTTTCCGGTCGATCGCTTTGAGGATCGCCGAGTCGTACTGACCGTGAAGCTGTTGGTAGGCCTCCGAGTAGGCCGCCTCGAGTTCCTCGAAGTAGTACACGTATTTCTCCTCGAACTTCTCGGGGTCGAACTCGGTCATGGGCGTCCATCGGCGTCTGATCGGGTAAACCGTTCGGGACCGCGCCCGACCGCAGCGAACGGTATAGGTTCCCCCACCCCCTAGCCGTCACATGACCGTCACCGTCCGCTACACCTGTCCCCACTGCAACGCCATGGTCAGCCTCGAGCGACCGCCGGACCTGGCAGACCGGTCGGTCACGAAGGTCCGCCAGCCGGGCTGGGAGTACGCGAGCCCGGACGACCCCGACCGCGAGTCGGCCGACGGGATCGAGTTCGTCTGCGGCGAGGACGGCCCCGTCACCGACCTCGAGGGCGAACCGGTCGAGGGCTGTGGCCGCCCGTTCTACCTGAACTTCGTCCGCTACGAGCAGGGGGTCGAACTCGAGCCCGAGCCGCCGACCTACGGCGGGCCGCGGTTCGACTTCATGCGGTGATCGCGTCGAGCGGCGCGCTCGAGGGCCGTTTCGCCACGAAACTTATGCCGCGACCCGATCACGTCGGCCCATGAGCGACCCGCTTCCCGAAGCGCGATCGTCGGAGCCGATCACGGTCGAGTCGCTGACGACGGACCTCCGCGACCTCGGCGTGACGGCGGGAGAGACGGTGCTTGTCCACGGCTCGCTGTCCTCTCTGGGATGGGTCTGTGGCGGCGCTCCTGCCGTGGTCGACGCCCTCCAGCGCGTCGTCGGCGAGGAGGGTACCCTCGTGATGCCGACGCACTCGCCCGGCAACAGGGACCCCACGAACATGGGGTCCCCGCCGGTCCCCGACTCCTGGTACGACACGGTTCGAGAGGAGATGCCGCCGTATCGCCCCGCCGCGACGCCGACCCAGGGGATGGGAGCCATCCCCGAGTGTTTCCGCTCGTATCCCGGTGTCCGCCGGAGCGCCCACCCGCAACACTCCTTCGCCGCGTGGGGGGCCGACGCCGAGTTCGTTACCGAGGAGCACCCGTACGACGACTCGCTCGGCGAATCGTCGCCGCTCGCCCGGCTCTACGAGCTCGAGAGCCGGGTCCTGTTTCTCGGTACCACTCACGCGACGAACACCTCGCTCCACCTCGCGGAGTATCGCGCGGACATCGACCTCGAGCGGACGAGCCACGCCAGCGCAGTGATCGTCGACGGCGAACGCGAGTGGGTCGAGTGGGAGGACCTCGACATCGACGACGGCGACTTCCCGGACTGCGGCGAGACGTTCGAACGCGCCCGCCCGGCCGCGTTCGAAGCCGGCCGGGTGGGCGTCGGCGACGCGAAGCTGCTCGCCCAGCGGCCGCTCGTCGATTTCGCCGTCGAGTGGTTCGAGGCGAATCGCGGGTAAGTGACCCGTTCGCGATCGACCGCTCCCCGGTGCCGTCGATCTCACGAGACCGGCGGCGACGCTCTCCTCCGGTGAACACAACCCTTTTCGAGCGTCGGACGAACCTATCGACATGGACGAAGCCGCCGTTCGCGACCGCCTCCGGACGGTCGAGGATCCGGAACTCGGCGACGACATCGTGTCGCTCGGACTGGTCAACGACATCACGGTCGACGGCGACGAGGTCGCGATCGATCTCGCACTCGGCGCTCCCTACTCCCCCAGCGAGAGCGACATCGCCGCCGACGTTCGCGAGATCCTGACCGACGCGGGCCTCGAGCCGGACCTGACCGCCAGCGTCCCGGACCGCGACGACCTCACGAGCGAGGACCAGGTCCTGCCGAACGTCAAGAACGTCATCGCCGTCGCCTCCGGGAAGGGCGGCGTCGGCAAGTCGACCGTCGCGGTCAACCTCGCGGCCGGTCTCTCGCAACTGGGAGCCCGCGTCGGCCTCTTTGACGCCGACGTCTACGGCCCGAACGTCCCGCGGATGCTCGACGCCGACGAGCCGCCGATGGCCACCGAAGACGAGACGCTGGTCCCCCCCGAGAAGTACGGCGTGAAGCTGATGAGCATGGCCTTTCTCACCGGCGAGGACGACCCCGTCATCTGGCGCGGCCCGATGGTCCACAAGGTCATCACCCAACTCACGGAAGACGTCGAGTGGGGCCACCTCGACTACCTCGTCGTCGACCTCCCGCCGGGGACCGGCGACACCCAGCTGACGATGCTCCAGACCATGCCCGTCACCGGCGCGGTCATCGTCACGACGCCACAGGACGTCGCACTGGACGACGCCCGCAAGGGCCTCGAGATGTTCGCCAAACACGACACCGTCGTGTTGGGGATCGCCGAGAACATGTCGACGTTCGCCTGTCCCGACTGCGGCGGCGAACACGACATCTTCGGCTCCGGCGGGGGCGAATCGTTCGCCGAGGAACACGAACTGCCCTTCCTCGGCTCGATCCCGCTTGACCCCGCCGTCCGCGAGGGCGGCGACGGCGGCGAGCCGACGGTGCTGAAAGACGGCGACGCGACCAGCGACGCCCTCCGGACGATCACCGAAAACGTCGCTAACAATACCGGGATCGTCCACCGGCAGGCCGTCTCTCAGGGCCGGCGCAACGAGGCCGCCTCGCCCGACCGATGACCGACGGCGGCGACGACAACGAAGGGGACGGTCCCGTCGGGACGGACGGGTTCGAGCCCGATCCCGAACGCGTGGAACGGCTGCGAGAGATCGCGGACGACGTCCGCGGCGAGACCAGCGAGAGCAAACAGCTCGCGAACGTCCTCTACCGGACGAGCGACCTCTACGACGACGAGGAGGAGACTACGCCCGAGGAAATCGTCCGCAACGTCAAGTTCATCCTCGAGGTCAACGACCGCGGCGGCCTCGGCCGCTGAGGCGGGTCGATAGCGGTCCCGGCCGGCCCCTCGACGCGGCGCTTTTGTCGATCCGCCTCGAGGGGCCACTGTGGACGCGAACCAACGGTCTCGAGCGAACCCCTACGGCATGGACGAGGACTGCCGGAACTGTCCGGCGCTCTGTGAGACGCGCGCGCAAGTCGTCCACGGCTACGGCGACGTGGGCGCGGACTTTCTGTTCGTCGGCGAGCGGCCGACCGCCCGCGCCGACGAAACGGGCGTCCCCTTCGCCGGCGCGGGCGGCAGCGACGGCGACGGTGGCTTGCGGCGGCTGCTCGAGCGACTCGGCCTCTGTGCCGTCGACTCGCCGGCCGACGACCCCGCCCTCGAGAACGTCTACCTGACGACCCTCACGCGCTGTCGGGACCCCGACCGTCGACCGACCGACGAGGAGATCGGCAACTGTGAGCCGTATCTCAGCGCGGAGATCAGGATGATAAACCCCGAGATCCTGATCCCGGTCGGCGAGCGTGCGCTTTCGGAACTCGGCCGCGAGTACACCACGACTACCGCGGCGGACCTCGGGTTCCCGGACGATCACGCGCGGCGCATCCGGGGCCGAGGCTTCGAACTCGTGCCGATGATCGACCCCCGCGAGCAGACCGCCGAGCAGACGCAGGCGTGGCTCGAGGCGTTCGTCGAGTTGATGGCGTCGGACTATCGACAGACGAAGGGGCGGCGGGAACGGTAAGGAAGTGAGGGTGATCGCGGGCGGCTACCAGTAGGGGTTCTCACGCCAGCGGCCCGAGCCGATGCCCGATGCGATCAGCGCGCCGACGGCGACGACGGCGACGACGAGAACGCCGATCGACGGCGCGAGGTAGTCGCCGGGCGAGTCGATCAGATAGCCGGTTCCGAACCCATACAGGCCGAGGACCGCCAGCGCGGCGACGACGGCCGTCGCGACCAGTCCAGCGATCGAACGTTCGTCCATACCGACTCGCACGCACTCCCCCACTATAATTCGTGGTCTTTCGGTGTCGGCACCTCTCCTCGGGAAGCGCCGCGTTCAAGGCCCGCGCCCGCGGAGTACCGGCCATGATCGTCGTCGTTCCGGTCGACCCGCCGCGGGACGGGCTCGTCCTGCCTACACTCTCCGCCCAGTCGCCGCTGACCGACCCCGAGGCCGCGACCCTCTACGAAGCCGCCGTCGCCGACGTCTGCCGAGCCGTCGCCGCCAGCGGCGGTGACCTTCTGGTCAACTACCGCGACGCCGAGACCCTGCCCGATGGCCGCGCCCACGGCGACCCCGAGGCGGATGTCCGGGCGCTAGTACGCGACGGCCTCGGCGAGGACGCCGACGTCCGGTTCGAGCGACAGGTCGGCTCGACTCGCTCGGCCCGCGTGGGCAACACGGTCTCCCACCTGCTCGAGCAGGAGGGCGCACAGAGCGTCGGCGTCCTCGAGCCGGCGGCCCCGCTCGTGGCCCGCACCGAGATCGACGGCGCGGCGATGTCGCTGCGCCGGGACGACGTCGTCCTCGGTCCCTCGACCGGCGGGTGCGTCTACTTCGCCGGCTTCTCGGACCCCATCGACTTCGCCGACGCCTACGCCGCGCCCGAACTATCGACGCTCGCCCGACGGGGGGCCGACGCCGGCCTCGGCGTCGGGTTCGCACCGATGCTCCCGACGATCCGGACGCCGGCCGGACTCTGTGAGACGATCGCCGGCCTCGAGGCGCGACGCGCGGCCGGTCGGGCGGGTGGCGAGGCGACCGCGGCGTTCGTGGGCGAACTCGGGCTTCGGGTCGGTGCGGACGGCGGGCTCGAGCGCGAATAGACCGACAAGGCTTTTTGAGCGTGTGCGGAAGCGGTAGGTGAGGTGGGGTGGCAGAGCGGCCCAACGCGCCTGCCTTGAGAGCAGGTGGCTGTCAAGCCTCATGGGTTCAAATCCCATCCCCACCGCTTTTGCGACGCGTTCGCGAGTAATGCGAGCGAACGCCCGTGAGAACTCCGTTCTCACGATGAACGGACGTGAGGAGCAAAGCGTCAAGATGGATTTGAATTAGACCGCGGTTCTGCGAGCGTAGCGAGCAGGTTCTCGGGCGTGGTTCGAATTCCATCCCCGCCATATTTTGCCGCGAGCGGTAAATCTCATCCCCATCGTCGTTTCGTGAGGAGTGTCCGATCCGTCGAGGTCGCGGCCAGTCCAACCGTACTCTCCATCGAAAATCGCGGTCAACCACGGTATTGAACTGAACTGTAGTCGGCGTACGGGTACTCCGAACGGGCGACTCACAGGCCGTCTACCCTCGAGGGGCCTGTTCGACTCGCTCGGGTGACGCGGGAGCGTTCGCCGAGTGATAGACTGCCTCACCGGTCTCCGGGTCGAAGAGGTGGAGTCGCTCCGGATCGTACGTGACCGTGATCTCGTCACCCGTCTGCAGCGACGTTCGCGGTTCGGCCTGGATTTTGAAAGCGGCGTCGCCAACCGAACAGTGTATGAGGAGGCTATCTCCGAGCGGTTCGGTGACGTCGACCGTCGCTGTGAACGTCTCGTCGCCGAGATCGGGGTACTCCCGTGCCAGATAGAAGTCCTCCGGGCGAATACCGAGAATCGCGGCCTGCTGCTCTTTCGATTGCCGAGCGGCAGGGCTCGTTTCGGTGATCCCGTCTTCGCCACCATCGCTGGGAAGTGGCAGTTCGAAGGCGTCGTGGACCGCGGTCCAGTGTTCGACCGTGACATCGATCATGTTCATCGCCGGATCGCCGATGAACTCGGCGACGAAGCGATTCTCCGGGAAATCGTACAGCACCTGTGGCGAGTCGACCTGCATGATCTGCCCGTCGTTCATGACGACGACTCGTTCGCCGAGCGTCATGGCCTCCGTCTGGTCATGTGTGACGTAAATCGTCGTCGTCTGGAGTTCCGCGTGGAGTCTCGTTAGCTCGGCGCGCATCTGAATCCGGAGTTTCGCGTCCAGATTCGAGAGCGGCTCGTCCATCAAAAACGCGTCCGGATCGCGGACGATCGCGCGACCGAGTGCGATCCGCTGGCGTTCGCCGCCGGACATGGCTTGGGGTTTTCGATCGAGGAGATCCGTAATGTCGAGCGTCTCCGCGACCTCCTCGACTCGCCGGTCGATATCCTCGTCGGTGAACGATCCGGTCGACTTCATTCCGAAGGTGATGTTCCGTCGCCCCGTCATGTGTGGATAGAGCGCGTAGTTCTGGAACACCATCGCGACGTTCCTGTTTTTCGGCTCGGTATCGGTGACGTCCCGGCCGTTCATACCGATCCGGCCGTCCGTTGCCTGCTCGAGCCCGGCGAGGAGCCGGAGCGTCGTACTCTTGCCACAGCCACTCGGACCGACGATCACGAGGAACTCCCCGTCTTCGATGGTGAGGTCGATTCCGTTGACGGCGACGACATCGTCGAACTCCTTACGGAGATTCCGTAGTTTGATTGTTGTCATTGTTATTTCTGTTGGATGGTGAACGTTTCGAGGAGCGGTTTCCGGAAGATGATCATCAAGACCAGCGGCGGAATCAGGGTTAGCATCGATCCCGCCATTACCAGTGACCAGGAGAGTTGGCCACCCTGAACGTCGCCCTGAAGCAACTGCAAGCCGACCTGTGCAACCTGATTGGCCTCCGAGTTGATGATTACCAGGGGCCAGAGGTACTGATTCCACGCGTAGACGAACATGATGATGGAGACGCCGACGAGGACGCCTTTCGACATCGGGATCAGCACGTAGACCATGAATTGTATCGGTCCGACGCCGTCTAATTTGGCGGTTTCGACGATCGACGTCGGAATCGAGAGGAAGTGCTGTCGAAGGATGAACACCGCCGTCGCGCTGGCGAGATACGGAACGGTGATCGCGAGCAAACTGTTTCCCCACCCGAAGTCGTTGATCAACTGATACAACGGGATAAACCGAACCGGGACGGGTAGCAGGAGCGTAAACAGGATGAACAAGAACACGAGGTCCTTGTAGGGAACCCGATAGTAGACGATCGCCATCGCCGCACAGACTGAGATGACGAGCTTCCCAGCGACGACGACGGTCGACATCACCAGCGAGTTCCACATGAACCGGCCGAAGTTGTAGTCGACGATCGCCTCCCGATAGTTCTCGAGCGCGTACGTTCCGGGAGCGAGATCGCCGAGGCTCGTGACGATCCCCTGTTGTTTCGTACTCACGATGAGGGCGACGGCGATGGGAAACACCACCAGCAACACCAACACCCAGAGTTGTAGATGGACGCCAGCGTTGCTCCCCTGTTCCGTCTGCTCGGGGGATCGTCCGATCACTGCACCGATTCGGCGTTTCGTGTATTGGATGACTCCGTCCATTCTACCCACCGTAGTACGAGTACTTGTCAGTCACACGAAATTGGACGTACATGAGGATGCCAACGACCAGAAAGAGGACGACCGATTTCGTGGATGCGATGCCGAAATTGAAGAACGAGAACCCCTCCTGATACAGATCGAAGATCAGGATGTTCGTCGCGCCCGAGGGACCACCGCTGGTCAGCAGATCGACGAGCGCGAACGTACTAAAGAACGCGTAAATCGTGTTGATGATCACGAGGAAGAACAGCGTGGGGGTCATTATCGGGACGTAGACGGAGACGAGACGACGAAACCGACTCACTCCATCGAGTCGAGCGGTTTCGGTGAGTGCGTCGGGAATCGTGTTCATCGAAGCGATCATGAAGATCACGTTGTAGCCGATCTGCTTCCAGATCGCCGCGAGGGCCACGACGACGAACGCTTGCGACCCGTTACTGAACCAGTCGAGGTCGATCCCGAGCGCCTCGATTGGCCCGGTTAAGACGCCTAGCGTCGGATGTAACATGAACAAGAACACGAGCGCACCGACTGCCGGCGGGAGCGCGTACGGCCAAATGACGGAGAGCAGATACGCAGTCTGGCCGTACTCCACCTCGTGGATGAGAAACGTCACGTACAGCGAAAACGAGATCACGCCGACGACAACGATCGCGGCGAACAGTACCGACAGCAGGATACTCGAGTGATAGTCCGAGCTGGTAAGCAGCGTGGTGTAATTTTCGAAGCCGACGAACTCGTCCTGTCGACCGAACCCAGAGTCGAAGAAACTGGTTCGGACCGCCAGTGCCGTCGGATAATACAGGAACACGACCGACACGATGATCGTCGGCAAGAGCAACAGCGCTGCCTCGAGCCGCCCATCGAATATTTCTCGCGTGGACATGATAATGGGACCCGCTGATCAGTTGTAGTAGTCGTCGAGAATCGTTTCGACCTCGTCTTTCATGGCGCCGATCTCCGACCCGATATCGTCGGCGTTGATGATGTCGACCGATTTGTCCTGAATGGTGGTCTGGACGTTCCGTGCCGGTCCGAGCAGGGCCCGTTTCGTCGCCGGATCATCGGCGTCACCGTTCTGGAGTTGCTCGAGTGCGACGTTGTACATCGGGTTCTCCTCGAACCAGCCGTCCGCTCTGAGCGAGTCGACCGAGCTTTGGGTAATCGGGTAGTAGCCAGACCCTTTGTGCCACTCGGTCTGTACCTCGGGTTGGGCCATGTACTGGAGCAACTGTCCGATTTCCTCGTAGCGATCCTCGGGGAGTCCCTCGGGGACGTAAAACGACGCACCGCCGATAACCGGTCCGACGCGAGTCTCACTGATACTCGGATAGGGGGCTGCATCGACCTCGAAGTCCTCGGAGTCGGCGATCAATCCCGAGACCGACGCGGTACTCGTCAGGACCATCGCGGTCTCCTGTTCGATGAACAGCGACGTTGCCTCGCCCCACGCCTCGATTCCCGGGTTCGTATAGAGACCGTCGTCGGCCATCCCCTTCCACCAGTCGAAGAGATCGTGGATCGAGTCCGGCGTTCGGAACGTCGAAGGGTCGCCCGCGTGCCCGTTTTCGGCGTCGGTCATGAGTTCGCCTTCGAAGCCGTACCACGTTTCGACGAACCAGACGTGGTTCGGCCAAGTGATCCCGTACTGGGTGACATCCTGATCGACGAGTTGCTCGGAGGCAGACCGCACCTCTGCGAGCGTGCGCGGTGGGTCGTCAGGGTCGAGCCCGGCTTCCTCGAAGGCATCACGGTTGATGTACATGATCGCGTTCGAGTTGTTGAACGGCAGCGACGCGAGTTCGCCATCGACGGTGAAGAACTCCGCGACGTTATCGAGGAAATCGTCCGTATCAAAATCATCCGGGAGAATGTTCTCAACCGGTCGTACCCTTCCAGTATCGAGCACTTGCTGAGCGAACAGGCTGTCGACTTGCAACATGTCCGAGACACTTCCGGAGTCGAACCCTGCGAGCGTGTTCGTGAGTACGTTCTCGTAGGAATCCTGAAACTCCATGTTCACCGATGTCCCGTATTCGCTCTCGAAATCGGCGGCGATTCCGTCGAGCGTCTCTCCGTTCGTCCCGCCCATCGCGTGCCAGACGGTCAGTTCGTCGGCAATCGGTGTGATCTCTTGATTTCCGCCTCCGCTCAGACATCCTGCCAGGCTGGAAAGGGCACCCAGTGCAAGTCCGCTCTTGACGAGCGTGCCCCGACGTGAAATCCCATCTGTCGCGTCCTCAGTATCGTTCATCCGAGAGAACGTAGGCGAAAGTACTCTAATAGGTCCTGCTAAGAGTGCTATTATCTGATATGAACTAGTGATATAACTACGTATATCTCTATTCCGGAAAGAACAACCACCCCATATTTTCCAACCCACTTCGAGAGCGTCTCCCGGACACGACGAGTTGAACCCGTCTCAGTCAATTGGACTCCCCCGCGAGCAGATCCGAGTAATCGGCGATGATGCCGTCCACGCCGGCGGCTGCGAGGTGTTTGGCCTGCTGTGTCGAGTCGACCGTCCAGACGTTCACGTCTCGTCCGTCCTCGTGGGCGAGTGCAACCAGATCGATGTCCGGCAGATTCGATTTATCGAAAAACGGCGTCCCCTGAATCATCGATATCGGCGGGTGAATTGCCGACGTGTCGTAGGTGCGAGCGATCTCGAGGCCGTCGTCCATCGAGCCCCAAAACAGCGGTGCGATCGGATAGGTAGATAGCTCATGGCTTATCGCAAGCGCGGCCTCGTAGAACGACGAGAGGAGGATCTCGTTGTCGTACTCGTCAGCGATTTCGAGGACGCGGTCGACGAACGGTCGCCAAATCTCTTTCTGTTCGGCAAGTTCGCTATTGGGGAGTTTTTCAGCGAACCGAAGCTCCGTACTGCCGGGATTTTTCAGTTCGATGTTCACGCCGACGGTCGACGGGATCGCATCGAGAATCTCCGTGAGGAGCGGGACCGTCTCACCGCTGTCGAGTACCTCCGCACTGGTAACGGTCTCAGTGTCGGTTTCCCAGACGATGCCGCTCGCATCGGTGAGGCCGTCGCCGTCGTCGCGTTCGGACAGCCCGTCATCGTGGAATACGACCACATCGTCGTTGGCCGTCGGGATGACGTCGA containing:
- a CDS encoding DUF5783 family protein is translated as MTEFDPEKFEEKYVYYFEELEAAYSEAYQQLHGQYDSAILKAIDRKILSESEPFYEGNGEFRVELPDNPRERVGSVGDREGFDTVLEALVARIEAELRRQFEFGETE
- a CDS encoding aminoglycoside N(3)-acetyltransferase, with translation MSDPLPEARSSEPITVESLTTDLRDLGVTAGETVLVHGSLSSLGWVCGGAPAVVDALQRVVGEEGTLVMPTHSPGNRDPTNMGSPPVPDSWYDTVREEMPPYRPAATPTQGMGAIPECFRSYPGVRRSAHPQHSFAAWGADAEFVTEEHPYDDSLGESSPLARLYELESRVLFLGTTHATNTSLHLAEYRADIDLERTSHASAVIVDGEREWVEWEDLDIDDGDFPDCGETFERARPAAFEAGRVGVGDAKLLAQRPLVDFAVEWFEANRG
- a CDS encoding Mrp/NBP35 family ATP-binding protein, producing the protein MDEAAVRDRLRTVEDPELGDDIVSLGLVNDITVDGDEVAIDLALGAPYSPSESDIAADVREILTDAGLEPDLTASVPDRDDLTSEDQVLPNVKNVIAVASGKGGVGKSTVAVNLAAGLSQLGARVGLFDADVYGPNVPRMLDADEPPMATEDETLVPPEKYGVKLMSMAFLTGEDDPVIWRGPMVHKVITQLTEDVEWGHLDYLVVDLPPGTGDTQLTMLQTMPVTGAVIVTTPQDVALDDARKGLEMFAKHDTVVLGIAENMSTFACPDCGGEHDIFGSGGGESFAEEHELPFLGSIPLDPAVREGGDGGEPTVLKDGDATSDALRTITENVANNTGIVHRQAVSQGRRNEAASPDR
- a CDS encoding uracil-DNA glycosylase, producing MDEDCRNCPALCETRAQVVHGYGDVGADFLFVGERPTARADETGVPFAGAGGSDGDGGLRRLLERLGLCAVDSPADDPALENVYLTTLTRCRDPDRRPTDEEIGNCEPYLSAEIRMINPEILIPVGERALSELGREYTTTTAADLGFPDDHARRIRGRGFELVPMIDPREQTAEQTQAWLEAFVELMASDYRQTKGRRER
- a CDS encoding ABC transporter ATP-binding protein, with product MTTIKLRNLRKEFDDVVAVNGIDLTIEDGEFLVIVGPSGCGKSTTLRLLAGLEQATDGRIGMNGRDVTDTEPKNRNVAMVFQNYALYPHMTGRRNITFGMKSTGSFTDEDIDRRVEEVAETLDITDLLDRKPQAMSGGERQRIALGRAIVRDPDAFLMDEPLSNLDAKLRIQMRAELTRLHAELQTTTIYVTHDQTEAMTLGERVVVMNDGQIMQVDSPQVLYDFPENRFVAEFIGDPAMNMIDVTVEHWTAVHDAFELPLPSDGGEDGITETSPAARQSKEQQAAILGIRPEDFYLAREYPDLGDETFTATVDVTEPLGDSLLIHCSVGDAAFKIQAEPRTSLQTGDEITVTYDPERLHLFDPETGEAVYHSANAPASPERVEQAPRG
- a CDS encoding carbohydrate ABC transporter permease translates to MDGVIQYTKRRIGAVIGRSPEQTEQGSNAGVHLQLWVLVLLVVFPIAVALIVSTKQQGIVTSLGDLAPGTYALENYREAIVDYNFGRFMWNSLVMSTVVVAGKLVISVCAAMAIVYYRVPYKDLVFLFILFTLLLPVPVRFIPLYQLINDFGWGNSLLAITVPYLASATAVFILRQHFLSIPTSIVETAKLDGVGPIQFMVYVLIPMSKGVLVGVSIIMFVYAWNQYLWPLVIINSEANQVAQVGLQLLQGDVQGGQLSWSLVMAGSMLTLIPPLVLMIIFRKPLLETFTIQQK
- a CDS encoding carbohydrate ABC transporter permease is translated as MSTREIFDGRLEAALLLLPTIIVSVVFLYYPTALAVRTSFFDSGFGRQDEFVGFENYTTLLTSSDYHSSILLSVLFAAIVVVGVISFSLYVTFLIHEVEYGQTAYLLSVIWPYALPPAVGALVFLFMLHPTLGVLTGPIEALGIDLDWFSNGSQAFVVVALAAIWKQIGYNVIFMIASMNTIPDALTETARLDGVSRFRRLVSVYVPIMTPTLFFLVIINTIYAFFSTFALVDLLTSGGPSGATNILIFDLYQEGFSFFNFGIASTKSVVLFLVVGILMYVQFRVTDKYSYYGG
- a CDS encoding ABC transporter substrate-binding protein, with protein sequence MGGTNGETLDGIAADFESEYGTSVNMEFQDSYENVLTNTLAGFDSGSVSDMLQVDSLFAQQVLDTGRVRPVENILPDDFDTDDFLDNVAEFFTVDGELASLPFNNSNAIMYINRDAFEEAGLDPDDPPRTLAEVRSASEQLVDQDVTQYGITWPNHVWFVETWYGFEGELMTDAENGHAGDPSTFRTPDSIHDLFDWWKGMADDGLYTNPGIEAWGEATSLFIEQETAMVLTSTASVSGLIADSEDFEVDAAPYPSISETRVGPVIGGASFYVPEGLPEDRYEEIGQLLQYMAQPEVQTEWHKGSGYYPITQSSVDSLRADGWFEENPMYNVALEQLQNGDADDPATKRALLGPARNVQTTIQDKSVDIINADDIGSEIGAMKDEVETILDDYYN
- a CDS encoding glycerophosphodiester phosphodiesterase — encoded protein: MLSGLTDDDHETDSLSWESDPNLIAHRGFAGENPENTIAAVDAATTDTEATGQRADLIEIDVIPTANDDVVVFHDDGLSERDDGDGLTDASGIVWETDTETVTSAEVLDSGETVPLLTEILDAIPSTVGVNIELKNPGSTELRFAEKLPNSELAEQKEIWRPFVDRVLEIADEYDNEILLSSFYEAALAISHELSTYPIAPLFWGSMDDGLEIARTYDTSAIHPPISMIQGTPFFDKSNLPDIDLVALAHEDGRDVNVWTVDSTQQAKHLAAAGVDGIIADYSDLLAGESN